cagttttaaacccaaaaagattttcttttctcattttagtttcgacaactgatactggggattggaAGTTCAAAGCTTGTGTGCTGAACATGTCGGTATTTGATGAGGTttgggtaagctgtgattgcaacAAGATCTGGTATAATGTTTGTGAGAAAATTTGTGCAAAAgtgtttgaaaattcaaaaggttcattaatttgaactattTTTAGAACAAAACGGCAAATTACTTCATATTTTCGATCAACCGGggccattaatttggacttggtaggtcAAATCAGTTGTACAGGGTCATTCACTTGGACCTGATCAACTGGGTGCAAACATGGGCCATTGAAATTGTTTAAAATGgtaaaaataaactttcttgaaaAATTTAAGTGTGAACCGCTTTTATGACAATTTCATGGACCGTTCTTTTGTTAAACTGTGTCTGAGGATCGCCTATAAGAGCTGGACAGAAAAGCGGTTCCCACTTCATATAAAAGCTCTTGAACCTCTTATTCTATCATTTTTGAACCGCTCTTGCATTCGTGTCTCTGAGGCGATCCAAGACTAAGTGTTCGTATTCTTAAAGTTTTCAGTTGATTTGAGCCCCGATTTCTTGTGTTTTTGATAGATTATCATCTATTGCATCATGGGCAAGGTAAAGTTACTCTTGATTTCTGTTTATTTGATGGTAAACATTGTCGGTCGGCATTTACATGTGAACGATTCATGATTTGATGTCTTTATAGAACATTTTTGCGTGATTTGATAGAGGGTTTGTAGTTTACTGATGTTAATGAACATGATGATATGATTTAATTGTGTTGATTTGGTCATTTTGTTGTAGTGTCGGTATTCTGATAGTTTAGAACTCAGATCTAGGGTGTTTTAGTTAGATAGGTAGAAATCAAAAGATGTCCCTAGAATCGGAATTGCATGTAGAATCTGATGAGAGGATCAATTTTAGGGTTACAGTTGTTTGTATAGGATTTTATTTTGGGGATCGCCAATATGAACATGTGTGAATCGCCCATTTGTACATGTGTGAATCGCCCATTTGTACATAGTGTGGACCGCCTATGTGTAATTTCTTTGAACCGCTCATATGTACTAATCTTGAATCGCTTTTTAGAACATCTCAAGGTTAAACCGCTCATATGTACTAGTCTTGAATCGCTTTTTAGAACATCTCAAGGTTAAACCGCTCATATGTACTAGTCTTGAATCGCTTTTTAGAACATCTCAAGGTTAAACCGCTCATATGGCTAGGAGTGGATcgctttttatgtttttttaagtttagGACCGCTTATTAGTCAACAGTTGTGGATCGCTTATAGGACTATGAGATGTTGAGTCGCTTTTGTGGTATCACAGGGTTTGAATCGCTTTTCTGATCTTAATTTGACTAGGTCGCTTTTATGACATTGTTCTGGACCGCCTTTCTGATCAAGAtttaaaaattgaaatttttctaagtgttaatGTTTGTGTATGTGCAGGTTTCTACGAACGTGTTGTTTGATCCAACTCATAATAGTTGTGTAAATTTGGATGTGGAGAAATATCCACTGCTTTCTGAATTTAGCAGCATTCTGGGTTATATGGATCGCATTCCCGTAAAGAAAGCTATGACAGAACAGAGGCCGTTATATCGTTCACATATTGAAAGATTCTAGAAAAGTGCTTTATATGATGAAGATAACAAAGTGATTTCTGCAGAAGTGGAAGTAAATGGGAAGACAGAGACTATTTTGGTGACAGAGGCACTGGTGAGAGAAGTTATGAGTTTTCCTGATGAAGCTGATTATCCAACTAGATTTCCAGAGAAGATGGTAAAGGGGTGCATGCTGAGATTGGGTTATAGAAGCACACTGAATACTGGAAATTATCTGAAATCCAAGTTCCAGAAGTCATTCAAATTCTTGATACATTGTATTCTTATTTCCCTAAGTCATACAAAGGGAAGTCATGATCAGATGAGAGACTACCAGATGAATATGTTGACTGCTTTGGTGCTGaataaaaaattcaatttttcaCACATCGTATTTCATTACATGGTGGAAAATATAACTTCAAAAGCTAGAGTCTGGAGGTATCCTCGTTTCGTTCAGATGATGATAGATCGAGCTTATCCAGATATTGATAGACATATTCAGCATGATCTTCTAGAACAAGCTCATATGTCAAATATttcattgaaaaacttgataaaGTATCATCCTCACCATCCAGAGCCGGAGTTGGTGATTGAGAACCTTGGGTTGTTGAAAGATGCAAATTATGTTGATCCTGATCCAGTGTATCATCAAGACTAGAGAAATGAAGAAGAAAGGAAAGAAGCTATGTATGCTGTTGAATTGAAAATCATTCAAGGTTTTAAACCTACGAAGAATGAATGGTATGTAAAAGAGTCTGGACGAAGACGTAGATTCGCGACTCCAATAGCTGAAGGGGTAGGTTCATCGTCTCaaccaaagaagaaacaaaagaaaaagaTTCAAACTATATTGGTTGATGAACCTGAAGATGATATTCCTACTGATGATGTGGAAAAGGAACAAGAAGTGTCTACTGGTGAAGATTTTATGCTTGATACAGATGTGTTTGAAACAGGGACAGAAGTTGTGGCAGATGTTgataaagagaaagaaaagacAGTGGATGATATAGAAGGTGATGATGTAGATAAAGACACAACTAGTTCATCTAGTATGTCTGAATTTGAGATGGTGGATACACGAGAAAGTGAGAAACGTATGAGAGAGGAGTTGGAGAAAGAAAAGCTgttaagaaagagaaagagaacagAGAAAGAAGATGAATTGTATGTGCCTTCGCCTGAACATGATTCCGCTTCTAAGTCTTCTTCAAGAGTTACAAAGAAAGTTGGTGGTAGAAAGAAGAGTACTTCAAAGGTTAGGATGACAAAACGTCCTCAAAAGATCTTGAATACACCTCCTTCTCAAGCAACATCTTCACACCAACTTACACCTCCTCAATCTCCTATACATCAATCTCCTCCTCGTCAGCCAACACCACAACAACCACCAAAACAACCCACTCCTCCATCACAttcaacaccacccagacaacctactccacaacgacaaccatctcctctgtttccaccatcaccacctccacatCAACAATATTATTcttcacaaaatctttttggtacGCCTCCTCTTGCTCAAACACAACATGGTTCTTCAAGTAGAGGTCTTGCTATACCGTAGGATAATTTGTTGgatgttgattttgattttgcaaACAATTCTCAAGTCTTAAAGttggaaaagagaattgatgaGGTGATAGCAGAAAACAAAAAGTGGGTAGATGAATGTAAAAGAATTACTGAAAGAGAAAGGTTTCTTGCTGGTAAAGTGCAGAGATTAGAAGGTGAAAACAAagtattggaattaaagattgaagttgatcagacagaaattgatgttttgaaagttcgagtgtctgaGTTAGAAGAGGAGAAGAGTCGTCGAGAAAGtgagaacgagtactataagCTGAAAAACAAAGAACttatggctgctaaagcactACATGAACATAAGTTTTACATGCTGAATAGGGTTGTGGAAAGTATGTTGGAGACGTCTGTGGAACAAAAGTATGAAGAATTGAAGTTGGATGATCTTCGTGCTGAACGTAAAGCAGAAGTTGAGAGGCAAATGAAAGACAAAGGTAAAGCTGTTGAAGGAAGTTCTGCAATGTCGATTGTGCCTTCAATGGTGGTAGATAATCCAGTGCCTATATCCTCAGTACCGGGTATAATTGAAGAAGAAATTCAATCGCCAAAGTTAATTGGTGgcgaagaagaagaggatgatgaagatgatgatgaggaagagtttgtttattctgcaagcagtcacagttcaaaaggtgatgatgatgatgatgctgcaAGAGATTCTGGTGTGAGAGTTACTGAAGCTGCAAAAGAAAAAGTTGTAGAAGATCTGCTGAACGACACAGTAAATGAGGAAAGTGGTGAAGCTGGGGGAAAGGGGGAGTCGAGCAAGAATCAGATTGTAGAGCATCACGAACCCCTGTTCTTATGTCTAGATGTGTATAGGGAGATGTTAAATGATGTAAACCCTGAGAATCCAATTGATCTTGAAGCTGATCTGGAAtcttttgatatcaataaacagaAAGATTACAAGTATAACTATGTTGCGGATGCAGATCAGTACGATAGGGTTGAAGTAGAGGACTGTTCTGATAATGAGGATGTCCCTGAAGATACATCAAAACTTCCAACGTTGATGGAGTTTTTCACAGCTGAAAACAGAGATGAGTTACGCcaaaaggtgactgaagcagtaAATGAAAATGTGTTTGAGTGTTTGAGAAAAGAAGCTGAACAAGTAAATCAATCAAATGTTGAGAAAGAAGATCATTCAAAATGGTTTAAAGACGGTCATGAAAGAAAGTTCAAGAGGCCTTTGAAGTTTTTTTAACGTGATAGATCTATTTCTCTTGGCGATATCATCAGTTGGGGTTTTCTTCCTCAGGTCAATGCCTATGCAGTCAGAAGAGAATTTGGTGTCCAGTACTTTaaacgtttatatgacattatgtcattacctTGGTGGGATGTCGATGAGTTATCTCAGGTGAGAACATTGGAGTATGAGGTGAGACAGAATGATAAAGCAATGTGGGGATTTAAGTCAGTAATTAtgacttaatgactgtgctgatttacaatcaatgacttgaattgctttctaattattgttatcatacatacatgttcATCACATATTGCTTAATGTTATCTCATTATTGCATGAGAATCTTATTGATtgaaatgatgcacgaaacaaagttagcacagttatccgacaaatcagaaaaatgctgacggagttcagtacatagacagacatggtattgagacacagaatgagccagaaaccaagagttacactagtatagtgtgtaggaaagtaaggatcataaaactgccttcctagtgatagtttaagtgccggaaagtgcctaaaactcacataaactgcagaacTCTGCAGAAaacagcaaaattcagcatttaaacactcTAATATCatcagaaatatggttaaatggtgcagaatactttcctaagtatcgggaattaaaactgtcacaaaaggtaacataaagcacactaaactgcatagtttagcaccttaacataaagcacactaagcTGCACCGTCCGAGGCTCtctacggacgcaagtgtcgatcgccATTATGCTGGGCAGATGCAGGTCCAAGAACGCATCAAGGTGGCTCGTGATtaacaaaagagttatgcggaccaaAGACGGAAACCCTTGGAATTTGAAgtgggtgatatggttttgttaaaaatttcaccttggaaaggggtggcacgctttgggaagcgtggcaagttGAACCCATGTTACATCGgaccgttcagaattttggaaacgGTTGGTTCTatagcatacaagttggagctGCCAGaggaactaaatggtgttcatgatacattccatgtatctaatctgaagaaaagtccaactcaagagacaatggtcatccctgcggatgaagttcACATTGACGATACACTTCATTTCACCGAAGAACCCGTTAAGGTTACaaattggaaggttaacaagactcggaggagtagtgttaagcttgtcaaggttcgttggaacgcACGTCACGGCCCAAagtttacttgggagcgtgaagattgtttgaaagaaaaatacccgCATTTGTTCTCCAACACCCCTGCAACTAATAGTAaagcctaaaatttcgggatgaaattttcttaacagggggagaatgtgacaactgtcaaaattccaggtatccgtacaaatatTAAACAGTAATTAtgacttaatgactgtgctgatttacaatcaatgacttgaattgctttctaattattgttatcatacatacatgttcatcacatattgcttaatatcatatcattattgcatgagaaCCTTATTGATtgaaatgatgcacgaaacaaagttagcatagttatcagacaaatcagaaaaatgctgacggagttcagtacatagacagacatggtattgagacacagaatgagccagaaaccaagagttacactagtatagtgtgtaggaaagtaaggatcataaaactgccttcctagtgatagtttaagtgccagaaagtgcctaaaactcacataaactgcagaattctgcagaaaactgcaaaattcagcatttaaacactcTAATATCatcagaaatatggttaaatggtccagaatactttcctaagtatcaggaatcaaaactgtcacaaaaggtaacataaagcacactaaactgcatagtttagcaccttaacgaaccggtaaccaaccgaacaaccggacactacccgaaacaccaaattttcactaaaagcactgttttaacattaccaagctagttatggtccctgaacatcataacacactatataacatctAGTAACTAAATAACCTAACTAAATACTAGCTTTTCAACTATGTAAACTAACTAATAGTTAACCCCTAATCTAGACCCCCCACCTATAATCGGCCAACATGTGGCCCCGCTAttgattttatttgtttataaaaataGATCATGTCTTGATCTTTTGTTGACATATTAACCATTAAAAATCTCTTTGTTGGAAGATATAAGGATTAACCCTTAGAGCATAACTTACCATTCTCATTctacacaacacacacacacttctctTCTTCCCCTCTCCCTCATTCTCGGCCGAagacaccaccatcatcatcaatcatcttCCATCCATTCTACATATATACAAAggtggaagttgaaggacctctcaCACAAGCTTTTATCTATCTCATTTTCATCtagtgatcatccctagccttgagctagttgtgacaaccgtcaaaaatccaggtatccatacaatttaattaaccatgattagtgcttaatgactgtgttgAATTACAAATGACTACTTTCTGATTACTGcattatacttacatgtgcatcacatattgcataatgtcacatcatatttacATACAaaccatattgacataaatgatgcacaaagcacagctagcacagttagcggataactcagaaaaatgctgacgaagttcagtagatagacagacagtgttttgagacctaGTAAGGGCCAGAGACTAAGTACTACAttagtatggtgtgtagggaagtaaggaccacaaaactgcattcctaagtgatagtttaagtgccggaaagtgcctaaaacccacataaagtgctgaatttagcataattcagcaaaaatcagctttttttaacaagcttgttacatgcaaaaatatgactaaatggtcctgaatgctttcctaagtgtcgggaattaaaagtgtcactaaagggtacataaagaacactaaacggtatagtttgacactttaacgaaccggtatctaaccgaacaaccggacaccaCCCAAAACATCAAAATTATATTAGAAGCATTATTTTAATgtttccaagctagttatgatccccgaacaccctaacacactatataacacatcATATGCATAAACACTAAACATCACCCTTAGAATCTAACCATCTAACTTAACTATCCATTAAACCCCAACCAAGACCTCCCCCCTTCTAATTGACGGTCACAAGTGGGTCCCCCACTTGTGATTTCTTTTGATTTCATTAGATCTCATGAAGATTGATTAGAGATCTTGTATGTACTATTAATGACACATTATCCATCGGATAAAACTTAAATATGGTTATAAGAAGGATTAAGCTCATTCATCTCTCACACACCATCTTTCTCCTTCCCTTCTTccccctctcggccgaacaccatcAACCATACCACCACCATTGTCAAGCTTTGATCATCCATTTCAAGTTCATCACAaggtgtaacaactgccactaaaatccataattaggatggtaattagctattaaggcaaccctaattgagaaacccaagtaattccgcataaaccctaaaattttcataacaatcggaatcaggatcagggcccctaaaactcaggggggttaa
Above is a window of Helianthus annuus cultivar XRQ/B chromosome 14, HanXRQr2.0-SUNRISE, whole genome shotgun sequence DNA encoding:
- the LOC110906855 gene encoding uncharacterized protein LOC110906855; the encoded protein is MYAVELKIIQGFKPTKNEWYVKESGRRRRFATPIAEGVGSSSQPKKKQKKKIQTILVDEPEDDIPTDDVEKEQEVSTGEDFMLDTDVFETGTEVVADVDKEKEKTVDDIEGDDVDKDTTSSSSMSEFEMVDTRESEKRMREELEKEKLLRKRKRTEKEDELYVPSPEHDSASKSSSRVTKKVGGRKKSTSKVRMTKRPQKILNTPPSQATSSHQLTPPQSPIHQSPPLLKLEKRIDEVIAENKKWVDECKRITERERFLAGKVQRLEVRVSELEEEKSRRESENEYYKLKNKELMAAKALHEHKFYMLNRVVESMLETSVEQKYEELKLDDLRAERKAEVERQMKDKGKAVEGSSAMSIVPSMVVDNPVPISSVPGDDDDDAARDSGVRVTEAAKEKVVEDLLNDTVNEESGEAGGKGESSKNQIVEHHEPLFLCLDVYREMLNDVNPENPIDLEADLESFDINKQKDYKYNYVADADQYDRVEVEDCSDNEDVPEDTSKLPTLMEFFTAENRDELRQKVTEAVNENVFECLRKEAEQVNQSNVEKEDHSKWFKDGHERKFKRPLNWGFLPQVNAYAVRREFGVQYFKRLYDIMSLPWWDVDELSQVRTLEYEVRQNDKAMWGFKSVIMT